A genomic window from Algoriphagus sp. Y33 includes:
- a CDS encoding MATE family efflux transporter, whose translation MSKKNPVKEVSLARSLFTLAWPIIMANILQTAYQLIDTFWLGRLGANAVAAVSISFPILFLVLSLGAGLTLAGTVIVSQFKGANDKKMIDFAASQTVVIVFLISILLAFLGYAVASPLMNLVGAGPEILNDSVTYFQVSSFGFVFLFMFFVFQSLMRGIGNVLLPMYIVFGTVLLNLVLDPLFIFGYGSIEGYGVAGAAIASIITQGLSAAAGLFILFRGKQGIKIRLSSMKLEFRWVKRMFELGIPASLEQSSRAAAMTVMVMLVTSFGSEIVAAYGIGARILSLVIVPSIGMGIATTTLVGQNIGAGQIKRAEKIGDLSVKIAFFGLTGIGLLLFVFAEKLTAFFVPNDPQVIKDGARFIRIMSLSFGLLGVQQVLNGVFNGTRFTQASMLISIFSLWMVRFPVAFVLSAKTDLSFEGIWWAFPISNLIAAMVAFAYYKTGYWKIRTFRHRNEWMESGLG comes from the coding sequence ATGAGTAAGAAAAATCCAGTAAAGGAAGTCAGTTTAGCCCGTAGTCTCTTTACGCTTGCCTGGCCGATTATTATGGCCAATATCCTCCAAACAGCTTATCAGTTAATCGATACGTTTTGGCTGGGAAGATTGGGCGCAAATGCTGTGGCTGCGGTAAGTATCAGCTTTCCTATTTTGTTTCTTGTGCTCTCTTTGGGTGCAGGACTTACACTTGCCGGAACAGTGATCGTGTCGCAGTTCAAGGGTGCAAATGATAAAAAAATGATTGATTTCGCAGCTTCACAAACTGTGGTTATTGTCTTTTTGATTTCAATTCTCTTAGCATTTTTGGGATACGCAGTAGCATCGCCCTTGATGAATTTGGTGGGAGCAGGGCCGGAGATATTGAATGACTCGGTTACTTACTTTCAGGTTTCCTCATTCGGTTTTGTCTTTCTCTTTATGTTTTTCGTCTTTCAATCCTTGATGAGGGGAATTGGAAATGTGCTACTCCCGATGTACATCGTATTTGGGACGGTTCTTTTGAATCTGGTTCTGGATCCCCTATTTATTTTTGGTTACGGAAGCATAGAAGGCTATGGGGTGGCAGGAGCAGCTATAGCCAGCATTATCACGCAAGGTTTGTCCGCAGCAGCAGGTTTGTTTATTCTGTTTCGAGGCAAACAGGGAATTAAGATCAGATTGAGCAGCATGAAGCTTGAATTTCGCTGGGTAAAACGAATGTTTGAATTGGGAATACCTGCGAGCTTGGAGCAATCCTCCAGAGCCGCAGCTATGACTGTGATGGTCATGCTCGTGACGAGTTTTGGAAGCGAGATAGTTGCTGCCTATGGAATAGGGGCTAGAATTCTAAGTTTGGTCATAGTACCATCCATTGGGATGGGAATAGCTACTACCACGTTGGTGGGTCAAAACATCGGAGCAGGGCAAATCAAACGTGCGGAAAAAATAGGAGATCTAAGTGTTAAAATAGCCTTCTTTGGATTGACAGGAATTGGCTTACTGCTTTTTGTTTTCGCAGAAAAGTTAACTGCTTTCTTTGTTCCAAATGATCCTCAAGTCATAAAGGACGGAGCGAGATTCATCCGGATTATGAGTTTGAGTTTTGGGCTTTTGGGAGTGCAACAGGTGCTGAATGGTGTGTTTAACGGCACCCGATTTACCCAAGCTTCCATGCTCATATCCATCTTTAGTCTTTGGATGGTTCGCTTTCCTGTAGCATTCGTGCTTTCTGCCAAAACAGATCTGAGCTTTGAGGGAATTTGGTGGGCATTTCCAATTTCTAATCTAATCGCAGCCATGGTTGCCTTTGCATATTACAAAACCGGATACTGGAAAATCCGAACCTTCCGACATAGAAATGAATGGATGGAATCGGGCTTGGGGTAA
- a CDS encoding 6-phosphogluconolactonase, with product MKLHNCKNYKEMSLLGAELVHAEVEINPDLLFCAASGNSPAGLYELMAEKHADSPSFFDWMKVIKLDEWVGLTNDSTFTSEYDIQEKLLKKLGIRGDRYISFEVETQDSESECDRIQDEIDDHHGIDICILGIGINGHIALNEPAEFLQPDCHVAKLHPVTLVSGMIEKVGIPLTEGMTLGVGNIMNSKMVILFVTGKGKKTALDLLMEGKIRTDLPASLLWLHPNVHVIVDRKSVH from the coding sequence ATGAAATTACACAATTGTAAGAATTACAAAGAGATGAGTCTACTGGGAGCTGAGCTTGTGCATGCCGAAGTGGAGATCAATCCCGATTTACTTTTTTGCGCCGCAAGTGGCAATTCTCCTGCTGGACTGTATGAATTGATGGCAGAGAAGCATGCTGATTCACCTAGCTTTTTTGATTGGATGAAAGTGATCAAACTCGATGAGTGGGTTGGGCTAACAAATGATTCAACCTTTACTTCGGAGTATGACATTCAGGAGAAGCTGTTGAAAAAGTTGGGAATCCGAGGCGATCGATACATTTCTTTCGAAGTGGAAACCCAGGATTCAGAGTCTGAATGCGATAGAATTCAGGATGAAATAGATGATCATCATGGAATAGATATCTGTATTCTGGGAATAGGGATCAATGGGCATATTGCTCTAAATGAACCTGCCGAATTCCTCCAACCTGATTGCCATGTAGCCAAACTTCATCCCGTGACTTTGGTAAGTGGGATGATTGAAAAAGTTGGGATTCCTCTCACTGAAGGTATGACCTTAGGTGTGGGAAATATTATGAACTCCAAAATGGTTATTCTCTTTGTCACGGGAAAAGGCAAAAAAACAGCTTTGGATTTACTTATGGAAGGAAAAATAAGAACAGATTTGCCGGCATCTCTACTTTGGTTGCATCCGAATGTTCATGTGATCGTGGATAGGAAGTCGGTGCATTGA